From Paenibacillus graminis, a single genomic window includes:
- a CDS encoding permease translates to MTLFSPLKTLPLLIPAAFIITVGTLWLPRHPQVLNNAFTEAFKTGFIGILLEALPFVLLGALLSSLLRVFVPDEMISRWIPRRPFPAILFGCLLGILFPVCECGMIPLVRRLMHKGMPLYVAIVFILSGPILNPVVYGATLTAFRAHPELAYARMGLAFIVAAIIGFIVYATVRKTPLRLSIARESGEPHERSTRGGKLVAVFVHTSDEFFEMGKYLIIGCLLTSGIQTFMDQGSLAAIGGKPLGSYLFMMGLSYVLSLCSTSDAFVASTFLHTFPGGSLLAFMVLGPMLDFKNSLMLLSLFKTRFALYLFFLIFSAVFIGSVLASLWL, encoded by the coding sequence TTGACCCTCTTTTCACCGCTCAAAACACTGCCGCTGCTGATCCCTGCCGCATTTATAATTACCGTCGGCACCCTCTGGCTCCCCCGCCACCCGCAGGTGCTGAACAATGCCTTCACCGAGGCCTTTAAAACCGGCTTCATCGGCATCCTGCTGGAAGCTTTGCCGTTTGTGCTTCTAGGCGCATTGCTCTCTTCACTGCTTCGTGTATTCGTGCCGGACGAGATGATCTCCCGCTGGATTCCGCGGCGGCCGTTCCCGGCCATCCTGTTCGGCTGTCTGCTCGGCATCCTCTTCCCCGTATGTGAGTGCGGGATGATTCCGCTGGTCCGCCGCTTGATGCACAAAGGCATGCCGTTATACGTGGCTATCGTCTTCATCCTCTCCGGACCGATTCTGAATCCGGTTGTGTACGGGGCCACTCTGACGGCATTCCGCGCCCATCCGGAGCTGGCATATGCCCGGATGGGCCTTGCTTTTATTGTAGCTGCTATTATCGGATTTATAGTGTATGCCACCGTCCGAAAAACACCTCTTCGGCTCTCCATCGCCCGTGAAAGCGGAGAACCCCATGAACGGAGTACGCGCGGCGGCAAGCTGGTGGCCGTCTTCGTGCATACATCGGACGAGTTTTTTGAAATGGGCAAATATCTGATTATCGGCTGTCTGCTTACCTCAGGCATCCAGACCTTTATGGACCAAGGCAGTCTGGCCGCCATTGGCGGGAAACCGCTCGGCTCCTACCTGTTCATGATGGGACTTTCCTATGTGCTCTCGCTGTGCTCCACCTCGGATGCTTTTGTGGCCTCCACCTTTCTGCATACTTTTCCCGGTGGCTCCCTGCTCGCCTTCATGGTGCTCGGACCAATGCTTGATTTCAAAAACTCGCTGATGCTGCTCTCGCTCTTCAAGACCAGATTTGCACTTTATTTGTTTTTTCTGATTTTCTCTGCCGTATTTATCGGTTCCGTTCTGGCCTCACTGTGGCTATGA
- a CDS encoding CobW family GTP-binding protein, which produces MKIPVIILGGFLGSGKTTLLLSLLKESKARGLSPGIVMNELGKKDVDGYILQEHTGANVEKLLDGCVCCSRKDELPRTLELLLARRPDVIYIELTGVADPEEIAKSLLEPALCGRLVLHYSITVLDAENVLEYGSRFSADKQLVRTLRRQLSSADLIIVNKSDLVEPETLWRIEKMASRHNTDAEIVFTHYSKINLAPLLGGISPQEQRIPAPQRGSRELHGMALKRINSVASGQGATAVQEPESAQLSSYSQVAAVTLTFPPGAADGIRQELLEGFFREWGDSLVRAKGHVRLAGRDGVQLVQYAGNRCNWEFSRYPGQPYVVFIGLNLDEKQLTDRWSALFYRP; this is translated from the coding sequence ATGAAGATACCGGTAATCATACTTGGAGGTTTTCTGGGGAGCGGGAAAACAACGCTGCTGCTGTCGCTGCTCAAGGAGAGCAAGGCCAGGGGGCTTTCTCCGGGCATTGTGATGAATGAGCTCGGCAAAAAGGATGTGGATGGCTACATTCTGCAGGAACATACCGGCGCAAATGTGGAAAAGCTGCTGGACGGCTGCGTCTGCTGCAGCCGCAAGGATGAGCTGCCAAGGACTCTGGAGCTGCTGCTCGCCCGGCGGCCGGATGTGATCTATATTGAGCTAACCGGGGTGGCCGATCCCGAGGAAATTGCCAAATCCCTTCTGGAGCCTGCGCTATGCGGGCGGCTGGTGCTGCACTATTCCATTACCGTGCTGGACGCAGAAAACGTGCTGGAATACGGCAGCCGTTTCTCCGCCGACAAGCAGCTCGTACGGACGCTGCGCCGGCAGCTCTCCAGCGCCGATCTGATCATCGTTAACAAAAGCGATCTGGTTGAACCGGAAACCTTATGGCGCATTGAAAAAATGGCCAGCCGGCATAATACGGATGCCGAGATTGTATTTACACATTACAGCAAAATCAATCTTGCCCCGCTGCTGGGAGGAATTTCGCCCCAAGAGCAGCGCATTCCGGCTCCGCAGCGCGGGAGCCGTGAACTACACGGGATGGCGCTTAAACGGATCAACAGTGTGGCCAGCGGACAGGGAGCAACTGCCGTTCAGGAGCCGGAATCCGCGCAGCTGAGCTCTTATTCGCAGGTGGCGGCTGTAACGCTGACCTTTCCGCCGGGAGCGGCAGACGGAATCCGGCAGGAGCTGCTGGAGGGCTTTTTCCGGGAGTGGGGGGACAGCCTGGTAAGAGCCAAGGGGCATGTCCGGCTTGCGGGACGGGACGGGGTCCAGCTAGTGCAATATGCCGGAAACCGCTGCAACTGGGAGTTTTCACGGTATCCCGGTCAGCCGTATGTCGTGTTCATCGGACTCAATCTGGATGAGAAGCAGCTGACCGACCGCTGGTCCGCCTTGTTCTATCGGCCTTGA
- the rpmG gene encoding 50S ribosomal protein L33 codes for MRVIVTLACTETGDRNYTTTKNKKTQPGRLEMKKYSPRLKRVTLHRETR; via the coding sequence TTGAGAGTTATCGTGACCCTTGCCTGTACTGAAACCGGCGACCGCAATTACACCACCACCAAGAACAAGAAAACCCAGCCGGGACGCCTCGAGATGAAAAAATACAGCCCCCGCCTGAAACGGGTTACGCTGCACCGTGAAACCCGCTGA
- a CDS encoding GTP-binding protein: MKPIPVTVLSGYLGSGKTTLLNHILHNRDGLKVAVIVNDMSEVNIDAGLVKSGNTLSRTEEKLVEMSNGCICCTLRDDLLREVHTLAAEGRFDYILIESSGISEPVPVAQTFTYANPELDIDLTALARLDTMVTVVDANRFWHDFGSGDSLVDRGTTAGEGDSRDIVDLLIDQIETCDVLLLNKCDLVEEQELNKLEAILRKLQPSAKIIRTVKGIVDLREVLNTGRFDFERTSMSSGWIAELNKEEHTPETEEYGISSFVYRRRVPFHPQRLSFFFSNWPEEVVRAKGLVWLAAKGDLAASLSQAGPSIQFGPAGYWLATLPEEQQLEVLATEPDVKARWDEQWGDRMNEIVFIGVGMNRSDIEARLDRCLLNEEEMTQDWSRWNNPLPWPAEEFLTTSPA; the protein is encoded by the coding sequence ATGAAACCCATTCCTGTTACTGTGCTCAGCGGATATCTGGGCTCCGGCAAAACGACACTGCTTAACCACATTCTGCACAACCGCGACGGCCTGAAGGTGGCCGTGATTGTCAATGACATGAGCGAAGTGAATATTGATGCGGGTCTGGTGAAATCCGGAAACACACTTTCCCGGACAGAGGAGAAGCTGGTTGAAATGTCGAACGGCTGCATTTGCTGCACCCTGCGTGACGACCTGCTGCGCGAAGTGCATACTCTGGCGGCAGAAGGGCGGTTCGATTATATTCTGATCGAGTCCTCCGGCATCAGCGAGCCGGTACCGGTAGCCCAGACGTTTACCTATGCCAATCCCGAGCTGGATATCGATCTTACAGCGTTGGCCCGGCTCGATACTATGGTTACAGTAGTCGATGCCAACCGTTTCTGGCATGATTTCGGTTCCGGCGACAGTCTGGTTGACCGTGGCACCACCGCTGGAGAAGGAGATTCCCGCGATATCGTTGACCTGCTGATTGATCAGATTGAAACCTGCGATGTGCTGCTGTTGAATAAATGCGACCTGGTGGAAGAACAGGAGCTGAACAAGCTTGAGGCCATATTGCGCAAGCTGCAGCCCTCTGCCAAAATCATCCGGACCGTCAAGGGCATCGTTGATCTGAGGGAGGTCCTGAATACAGGGCGGTTCGATTTTGAACGAACAAGCATGTCCTCCGGCTGGATCGCCGAGCTGAACAAGGAGGAGCATACGCCGGAAACCGAAGAATACGGCATCAGCTCTTTTGTCTACCGCCGGCGGGTGCCCTTTCACCCGCAGCGGCTAAGCTTCTTCTTCAGCAATTGGCCGGAGGAGGTGGTGCGGGCCAAGGGTCTGGTCTGGCTGGCGGCGAAAGGTGACCTTGCCGCCAGCCTCAGCCAGGCGGGGCCGTCCATCCAGTTCGGTCCTGCCGGCTACTGGCTGGCAACCCTGCCTGAGGAACAGCAGCTTGAAGTGCTCGCCACGGAGCCGGATGTGAAGGCCAGATGGGACGAGCAGTGGGGCGACCGCATGAATGAGATCGTATTCATCGGCGTCGGCATGAACCGGTCCGACATTGAAGCCCGGCTGGACAGATGCCTGCTGAATGAAGAAGAGATGACGCAGGATTGGAGCCGCTGGAACAACCCGCTTCCCTGGCCGGCGGAAGAGTTTTTGACGACTTCTCCGGCATAA
- a CDS encoding metal ABC transporter ATP-binding protein has product MILSSMKDVVFGYGSEPVIDNLSLDIEAGQFIGITGPNGAAKTTLLKLLLGLLRPWSGTVTLNKEITEGGKLAIGYVPQQVASFNAGFPSKVIELVRSGCYPRLGWFGRFTKEHEELVERSLRQVDMWEYRNRRIGELSGGQKQRICIARALAQQPQVLVLDEPVTGMDIGSRSGFYKLMRHDVSNHGRTVIMVTHGLEETRPYLDTVISLEREEQEGWKCLVTNSCSAHFGPGA; this is encoded by the coding sequence ATGATTTTATCATCCATGAAGGATGTAGTGTTCGGTTATGGAAGTGAGCCGGTCATTGACAACCTCTCACTTGATATTGAAGCCGGGCAGTTTATCGGGATCACCGGCCCGAACGGGGCCGCCAAAACGACTCTGCTCAAGCTCCTGCTTGGCCTGCTCCGGCCTTGGAGCGGAACCGTCACGCTGAACAAGGAGATTACGGAGGGAGGAAAGCTGGCAATTGGTTATGTGCCGCAGCAGGTAGCATCCTTTAATGCCGGATTTCCGAGCAAGGTGATCGAGCTGGTCCGGTCAGGCTGCTACCCGCGGCTGGGATGGTTTGGACGCTTCACGAAGGAGCACGAAGAGCTTGTTGAGCGGAGCTTGCGGCAGGTGGACATGTGGGAATACCGCAACCGGAGGATTGGCGAGCTGTCTGGCGGGCAGAAGCAGCGGATCTGCATTGCCCGGGCACTGGCGCAGCAGCCGCAGGTCCTGGTGCTGGATGAGCCGGTAACGGGCATGGATATCGGGAGCCGGAGCGGATTTTACAAGCTGATGCGGCATGATGTCAGCAATCACGGGCGGACCGTCATCATGGTCACACACGGTCTGGAAGAGACCCGTCCCTATCTGGACACGGTGATCAGCCTGGAGCGGGAAGAGCAGGAGGGCTGGAAATGCTTGGTTACGAATTCATGCAGCGCGCATTTTGGGCCGGG